The sequence TGAAAAAAAAATCCAGGAAATTCAAATTAACTTTCCTCCCGACAAACAAAGCGGCGTCTACGCCAACAATATGGTTGTGGCCCATTCCAAAGAAGAATTCATTCTCGATTTCATGCTCGTCACTCCTCCGAACGGCGTCGTCAATGCCCGTGTCATCATGAGTCCCGGCCATGTTAAACGCGTGATTGCTGCACTTGTGCAAAATATGAAGCATTATGAAGAAACGTTTGGTAAGATCGAAGAAGCCAGTGAACCCAAAAATCCTTTTGGTTTTCAGGCTTAGTTGGAAAATGGACGATGGTTAATGGGGAATGGATGACGTATGAACCGTGATGAATTAAAATTACGAACAAAAAAATTTGCTCATCGTTGCATTGCGCTAGCTTTAGCCTTGCCCAATTCTTATCTTGGCAATCATTTGAAAGGACAGTTGATTCGCGCATCGACTTCGGTCGCAGCAAATTACAGAGCTGCATCCCTGGCACAGACCAAAGCCGCATTTATTGCTAAATTAAGCATCGTTGTTGAAGAAATTGACGAGTCTTTATTTTGGATTGAACTGATCATTGACGAAAATTTACTTAAGAAAGATCTATGTGACTCTTTGCGAAAAGAAGCGAGCGAATTAACAGCTATTTTTGTTTCAACGAGGAAAACCGCATCAATAAATAAAAACAAATCATCCATTAACCATTAAAAATTATCCCTCATCCATTAATAATGAAATCATGAACCGTATCAAAATTATCGATATTCATATTCACATCCAGCCTTGGTGGCAATTAAAGCCTGCCATTCTGGAACGTATGGCCAAAGGCAAAGAAAATTTTGACGCACTTATGGCTTTGATGAAAGATCCGGCGCGCTTGATTGAATTGATGGATCGCTCGGACATTGATAAGGTCGGATTGATTAATTATGTCAGTCCCGATCTGATGGGATTTGACGACAGCTCCAACGACTTTTCAGCCGAATACCAGAAATATGCCCCTGACCGTTTTATTGCTTTTGGTTCCGTTCATCCGCGTTTTACCAAGGATGCCGACGCCGATATTCACCGTCTCATTCACGATCTCGGCATTCGCGCTATCAAAGTGCATCCGCCTCATCAATTGTATTATCCGAACGATTATTTGAACGGCATGAAAGCGCTTGAAATTATTTACAAACGATGCGAAGAGTGGAGCGTTCCGGTCATGTTTCACACCGGCACTTCATTTTTCTCAGGCGCTCGGATCAAATACGGCGATCCTATTTATCTTGACGACGTTGCGGTGGATTTTCCCAATTTAAAAATTATCATGGCCCATGGTGGACGTCCTTTGTGGATGGAAACAGCATTTTATCTTTTACGCCGCCATAAAAACATTTGGATGGACATTTCGTCGATTCCTCCTAAAAAACTGATCTCTGATTATTTTCCTCGATTGGAGGAAATCGCCGAAAAAGTGCTCTTCGGAACAGATTGGCCAGGACCACTAGTAGAGAATATTAGACAAAATGCTGATGAATTTTTATCGCTTACCTTGAGGGATGAAACGAAATTAAAGATTGTCAGCGAAAATGCATTACAAT is a genomic window of bacterium containing:
- a CDS encoding DUF3467 domain-containing protein gives rise to the protein MADEKKIQEIQINFPPDKQSGVYANNMVVAHSKEEFILDFMLVTPPNGVVNARVIMSPGHVKRVIAALVQNMKHYEETFGKIEEASEPKNPFGFQA
- a CDS encoding four helix bundle protein encodes the protein MNRDELKLRTKKFAHRCIALALALPNSYLGNHLKGQLIRASTSVAANYRAASLAQTKAAFIAKLSIVVEEIDESLFWIELIIDENLLKKDLCDSLRKEASELTAIFVSTRKTASINKNKSSINH
- a CDS encoding amidohydrolase family protein, whose product is MNRIKIIDIHIHIQPWWQLKPAILERMAKGKENFDALMALMKDPARLIELMDRSDIDKVGLINYVSPDLMGFDDSSNDFSAEYQKYAPDRFIAFGSVHPRFTKDADADIHRLIHDLGIRAIKVHPPHQLYYPNDYLNGMKALEIIYKRCEEWSVPVMFHTGTSFFSGARIKYGDPIYLDDVAVDFPNLKIIMAHGGRPLWMETAFYLLRRHKNIWMDISSIPPKKLISDYFPRLEEIAEKVLFGTDWPGPLVENIRQNADEFLSLTLRDETKLKIVSENALQLFS